DNA sequence from the Saimiri boliviensis isolate mSaiBol1 chromosome 5, mSaiBol1.pri, whole genome shotgun sequence genome:
CCTCAGTCTGCTCCTCAGGCTCCCCCAGTCTCAGTGTCCATTGTGCCGTTTTGTCATAAGATGGAGAGACGCTGGGCCAGCACTGCTAATGAGAACATGCACGTCTTTGTGCACACCTGCCTCCCTGGTGTGGGTCCCCAGCAGCTGTCCCTGCAGCGGGAGGCCTTGGTCCAGAAGGGTTATGCGGGACATGGGCACAGGAAGGACAGGTGAGGCTGACAGGCTTGGTCATTCCAGGGACCATGAGGGTTTCAACTGGCTCAGGTGCCCCTTTCCCCCACTCTTGCCCCTGTTGGTGCCTGCTGGGCCTCCTGTGCATAGAAGGCCTTGGCAGAAGAGagaggccaggcctggggctgTAAAGGAGAAAGCCTCACCTCTAGTGCTCTTAGGACCCCAGACTTTGATGGCTTCCAAATGAGTGCCCGTCTTGAGCAGCTCACCCTCCCAGCTTTTTCAGAAACCCAAGAGTAAATTGCTCACTGCTACTCTAAGTGGCTTCACACACAAAAAGGCCGAGTCGTTTTTGTGCCTGGAGAGCTCATGATAGAGGCATGCCTCGGGCTGCAGGGATGGTCCCTGAGTGGGTATGGGGCTGGGGCTGAAGGACCCGCCTGTGGATGCAGGCTGCTGAACATGGGAGAGTAGTTGAGATGGGTGTGCTTCCGGGACGGGGCCGGCCGCACCGTGCACAGCGCGTCCTTGCCCTCAGAGTCCCTCTTGGGGCCCAAGTCCTCACGGCCGACTCACAGGGCCATCAGCTGGGGCTAGGAGGGCAAGCCTGTCCGTTGGTTGACACATCACACTGTGGTTTTCTGTGTTCAGAAGAAATGGCCCACACTGGCTTGTCTCCATCCATTCGGTCAGGACCCACAGGAGGGTGGCAAGGAGGTGCATATGGCCCTGTGCCTCTCCTGGACTCAGGGTCAGCTAGGAAGGGTGTGGATGGCCTCTCTTCTGAGCAGTCAGGGCCTTGTGAGCCCGAGACAGGAGACAGAAGCCTGCCCTGGCTGCCCCAGGCCCTCACTTGCTGGGCCTCGGTCATTTTCGGTTCTAAGGCATTTGTCTTACGTGCTACCTGAATGAGAAGGTCCCGCCCTCTGGCCCTTGAGGCCCCAAGTGCCCAGGAGCTGCTGCTGTCAGCTCGGGTGGGAGGTACTAGGCAGGCGGTGGGTACAGGGTGCTTGGGAAGGGCCAGTGTGTCTTTGGGTGTGTGAGGTGGGAGCCTGGGGTAGGCTGTGGCCTGGATCTGGAGGTGATCCTGGCTGGCCCCTGCCCATCCTCTGCTCCTGCTGAGTGGCTCCTTGGGTGGCACTGTGCCCATGCTGTAATCAGCTCGTGAGCAGTGCTGGTCTCAGGTGGCCATGGCTCTGGGACCTCCCTGGATGAAGTATTGGCGGCTCCGCCCACCAGCAAGAGAAAGGTTGTCCCTCCAGAGGAGCCATGCCAGGCGCTGCAGGGCGATGTGGTGATCACCCTGGGTAGCCATCTGACTGTGACATGCTCCTTGGCATCTCTGATGCTGGTTTTGAAACAGCTGTTTCGAGAGCTAAATGCAGGGGTTGGTCGGCACCAGAGGTGAAGCCCAAACTCCTGAGTGGGGACCTTGACTCAGAGCAGCCCCAGGCGCCCCCCTCATGCTGCGTCACAGCCCTCACCACCTCTCCCGTCTCCTTGCAGGAAGTTCTACTACATCACCTTGCTGCGAGACCCCGTGTCCCGCTACCTGAGCGAGTGGCGGCACGTGCAGAGGGGGGCCACGTGGAAGACGTCGCTGCACATGTGTGACGGGCGCACGCCCACACCCGAGGAGCTGCCGCCCTGCTACGAGGGCACGGACTGGTCGGGCTGCACGCTGCAGGAGTTCATGGACTGCCCATACAACCTGGCCAACAACCGCCAGGTGCGCATGCTGGCCGACCTGAGCCTGGTGGGCTGCTACAACCTGTCCTTCATCCCCGAGGGCAAGCGGGCCCAGCTGCTGCTCGAGAGCGCCAAGAAGAACCTGCGGGGCATGGCCTTCTTCGGCCTGACGGAGTTCCAGCGCAAGACGCAGTACCTGTTCGAGCGGACGTTCAACCTCAAGTTCATCCGGCCCTTCATGCAGTACAACAGCACTCGGGCGGGCGGCGTGGAGGTGGACGAGGACACCATCCGGCGCATCGAGGAGCTCAACGACCTGGACATGCAGCTGTACGACTACGCCAAGGACCTCTTCCAGCAGCGCTACCAGTACAAACGGCAGCTGGAGCGCAGGGAGCAGCGCCTGAAGAGCCGCGAGGAGCGGCTGTTGCACCGGGCCAAGGAGGCGCTGCCGCGGGAGGACGCCGAGGAGCCGGGCCGCGTGCCCACCGAGGACTACATGAGCCACATCATTGAGAAGTGGTAGTGGCGGTGGTGGCCATGGGGGAGGCCTCTCGGGGGATCTGGGGGGTAAAACAGGACAGACGACAGGGCCACCCAAGACTGTCA
Encoded proteins:
- the HS6ST1 gene encoding heparan-sulfate 6-O-sulfotransferase 1 encodes the protein MRRRRAGGRTMVERASKFVLVVAGSVCFMLILYQYAGPGLSLGAPGGRAPPDDLDLFPTPDPHYEKKYYFPVRELERSLRFDMKGDDVIVFLHIQKTGGTTFGRHLVQNVRLEVPCDCRPGQKKCTCYRPNRRETWLFSRFSTGWSCGLHADWTELTNCVPGVLDRRDPAALRTPRKFYYITLLRDPVSRYLSEWRHVQRGATWKTSLHMCDGRTPTPEELPPCYEGTDWSGCTLQEFMDCPYNLANNRQVRMLADLSLVGCYNLSFIPEGKRAQLLLESAKKNLRGMAFFGLTEFQRKTQYLFERTFNLKFIRPFMQYNSTRAGGVEVDEDTIRRIEELNDLDMQLYDYAKDLFQQRYQYKRQLERREQRLKSREERLLHRAKEALPREDAEEPGRVPTEDYMSHIIEKW